The Neovison vison isolate M4711 chromosome 13, ASM_NN_V1, whole genome shotgun sequence genome includes a region encoding these proteins:
- the LOC122894220 gene encoding protein MEMO1-like isoform X2: protein MLTNKWTHLLPGEFSSLGLLIMCPSLDVHFPVWIYIGHLCMTFVLTKRFTENYGRQECLNACLCRQMKMNTVLKCICLIQLKPWKGQRFRYSYYDESQGEIYRSIEHLDKMGMSIIEQLDPVSFSNYLKKYHNTICGRNPIGVLLNAITELQKNGMNMSFSFLNYAQSSQCRNWQDSSVSYAAGALTVH from the exons ATGCTTACAAACAAGTGGACCCATCTATTACCCGGAGAATTTTCATCCTTGGGCCTTCTCATCATGTGCCCCTCTCTCGATGTGCACTTTCCAGTGTGGATATATATAGGACACCTCTGTATGACCTTCGTATTGACCAAAAGATTTACGGAGAACTATGGAAGACAGGAATGTTTGAACGCATGTCTCTGCAGACAGATGAAGATGAACACAGTATTGAAATGCATTTGCCTTATACAGCTAAAGCCATGGAA GGGTCAAAGGTTCCGTTACAGTTACTATGATGAATCCCAGGGGGAGATTTATAGATCCATTGAACATCTAGATAAAATGGGTATGAGTATTATAGAACAACTAGACCCTGTATCTTTTAGCAATTACTTGAAGAAATACCATAATACTATATGTGGAAGAAATCCCATTGGGGTGTTATTAAATGCTATCACAGAGCTCCAGAAGAATGGAATGAATATGagcttttcctttttgaattATGCCCAGTCAAGCCAGTGTAGAAACTGGCAAGACAGCTCAGTGAGTTATGCAGCGGGAGCACTCACGGTCCACTGA
- the LOC122894220 gene encoding protein MEMO1-like isoform X1 — translation MSNRVVCREASHAGSWYTASGPQLNAQLEGWLSQVQSTKRPARAIIAPHAGYTYCGSCAAHAYKQVDPSITRRIFILGPSHHVPLSRCALSSVDIYRTPLYDLRIDQKIYGELWKTGMFERMSLQTDEDEHSIEMHLPYTAKAMESHKDEFTIIPVLVGALSESKEQEFGKLFSKYLADPSNLFVVSSDFCHWGQRFRYSYYDESQGEIYRSIEHLDKMGMSIIEQLDPVSFSNYLKKYHNTICGRNPIGVLLNAITELQKNGMNMSFSFLNYAQSSQCRNWQDSSVSYAAGALTVH, via the coding sequence ATGTCCAACCGAGTGGTCTGCCGGGAAGCCAGTCACGCCGGGAGCTGGTACACAGCCTCAGGACCGCAGCTGAATGCACAGCTAGAAGGTTGGCTCTCACAAGTACAGTCTACAAAAAGACCTGCTAGAGCCATTATTGCACCCCACGCAGGATATACATACTGTGGGTCTTGTGCTGCTCATGCTTACAAACAAGTGGACCCATCTATTACCCGGAGAATTTTCATCCTTGGGCCTTCTCATCATGTGCCCCTCTCTCGATGTGCACTTTCCAGTGTGGATATATATAGGACACCTCTGTATGACCTTCGTATTGACCAAAAGATTTACGGAGAACTATGGAAGACAGGAATGTTTGAACGCATGTCTCTGCAGACAGATGAAGATGAACACAGTATTGAAATGCATTTGCCTTATACAGCTAAAGCCATGGAAAGCCATAAGGATGAGTTTACCATTATTCCTGTACTGGTTGGAGCTCTGAGTGAGTCAAAAGAACAGGAATTCGGAAAACTCTTCAGTAAATATCTAGCGGATCCTAGTAATCTCTTTGTGGTTTCTTCTGATTTCTGCCATTGGGGTCAAAGGTTCCGTTACAGTTACTATGATGAATCCCAGGGGGAGATTTATAGATCCATTGAACATCTAGATAAAATGGGTATGAGTATTATAGAACAACTAGACCCTGTATCTTTTAGCAATTACTTGAAGAAATACCATAATACTATATGTGGAAGAAATCCCATTGGGGTGTTATTAAATGCTATCACAGAGCTCCAGAAGAATGGAATGAATATGagcttttcctttttgaattATGCCCAGTCAAGCCAGTGTAGAAACTGGCAAGACAGCTCAGTGAGTTATGCAGCGGGAGCACTCACGGTCCACTGA